In one Desulfobacterales bacterium genomic region, the following are encoded:
- a CDS encoding efflux RND transporter periplasmic adaptor subunit, translating to MLKDIRVPLLWVIMGLSLGLFVSEPIAQEIIEYEGLIEPHLVVKVGSPVVGIIETVTVDRGDRVTKGQVLVTLQSGVEKATMALARARAELEASIKAKRAELEFAQRNQQRIKSLYDKNALPLQEWDTVETKRILAELQLAEALENKRLAELEFNQAQEVVQRKIILSPFDGVVEDRFLNVGEYVENQPIFKLAEIDPLNVEVILPVSMWSRVKPGMRATIKPEAPVGGSHSAGVTIIDRVIDAASGTFGVRLELPNPELRLPPGLKCKIIFHEK from the coding sequence TTGCTAAAAGATATTCGCGTACCGCTACTCTGGGTTATTATGGGCCTGTCTTTGGGGCTGTTTGTTTCCGAACCGATAGCCCAGGAAATCATCGAGTATGAGGGGTTAATTGAGCCCCATCTGGTGGTCAAGGTCGGCAGCCCTGTCGTGGGGATCATTGAAACCGTGACGGTTGATCGGGGGGACCGGGTAACAAAAGGCCAGGTGCTGGTAACGCTCCAGTCAGGCGTTGAAAAGGCAACGATGGCGCTTGCCAGGGCGCGGGCCGAGCTTGAAGCGAGCATCAAAGCGAAACGGGCGGAACTTGAATTTGCCCAGCGCAACCAGCAGCGTATAAAGAGTCTGTATGACAAAAATGCGCTTCCTTTGCAAGAGTGGGACACTGTGGAGACCAAGCGAATCCTGGCTGAACTTCAGCTGGCCGAAGCCCTGGAAAACAAACGGCTGGCCGAGCTGGAGTTTAATCAGGCGCAGGAGGTGGTGCAGCGAAAAATTATTTTAAGTCCTTTCGATGGGGTTGTAGAGGACCGATTTTTAAATGTCGGCGAGTATGTTGAAAACCAGCCGATATTCAAGCTTGCGGAAATCGATCCGTTGAATGTGGAAGTGATTCTGCCTGTCAGCATGTGGAGCCGGGTCAAGCCGGGCATGCGGGCGACGATCAAGCCGGAAGCGCCGGTGGGCGGCTCCCATTCGGCTGGCGTGACCATTATAGATAGGGTGATCGACGCTGCCAGCGGTACGTTTGGGGTTCGACTGGAACTGCCGAACCCGGAGCTGCGACTGCCACCGGGGTTGAAATGTAAAATTATTTTTCACGAAAAATAA
- a CDS encoding TRAP transporter substrate-binding protein, translating to MLNRILLLIFVFVCLLSAEAMAATRIKLGVVTKPGSAQNIVAEKFKELAEKRSGGGLQVQIFHSSAIGNETEILQQIQMNTIQMGIITDGPFDTFDPIVRVINYPFLFKDNAQADAILDGPLGARILKSLESSGFKGLCFSENGFRNLTNSKRPVRGPADIKGLKIRVMASALHKAIWQALGANPTPMPWPIYTELEQGVIDGQENPLWVMEVYKFYEIQKYMTLTRHVYSSHIDVASLKWWQTLDSATQGMIQQTIYESALFQRADNRAKDGERLRLLKEKGMVVDENPDVGALRARVSGLKDLDLFRSPPVQALLLEMLGATR from the coding sequence ATGCTGAACAGAATACTGCTGCTGATTTTCGTTTTTGTTTGTTTATTATCTGCCGAAGCAATGGCCGCGACCCGGATTAAACTGGGGGTCGTCACCAAACCCGGCTCCGCCCAGAATATCGTTGCTGAAAAATTTAAAGAACTCGCCGAAAAACGATCCGGAGGAGGCCTCCAGGTCCAGATATTTCACTCAAGCGCCATCGGCAATGAAACCGAAATCCTGCAGCAGATCCAGATGAATACCATCCAGATGGGCATCATTACCGACGGCCCGTTTGACACCTTCGATCCCATTGTCCGGGTCATCAATTACCCTTTCTTATTTAAGGACAACGCCCAGGCCGATGCCATTCTGGACGGCCCCCTGGGCGCCCGGATATTAAAAAGCCTTGAAAGCTCCGGTTTTAAGGGCCTGTGTTTTTCCGAAAACGGCTTCAGAAACCTTACCAACAGCAAGCGCCCGGTCAGGGGTCCGGCGGATATTAAAGGACTAAAAATCAGGGTCATGGCGTCGGCGCTTCACAAAGCGATCTGGCAGGCGCTGGGCGCCAATCCCACCCCCATGCCGTGGCCGATTTATACCGAGCTGGAACAAGGCGTTATCGACGGCCAGGAAAACCCCCTGTGGGTCATGGAAGTCTATAAATTTTATGAGATCCAGAAATACATGACCCTGACCCGCCACGTCTATTCGTCCCATATTGACGTGGCTTCGCTCAAGTGGTGGCAAACGCTGGATTCCGCCACCCAGGGGATGATCCAACAAACCATTTACGAATCGGCCCTTTTCCAGCGGGCGGACAATCGCGCCAAGGACGGCGAGCGTCTCAGGCTCCTGAAAGAAAAAGGGATGGTGGTGGATGAAAACCCGGATGTCGGCGCTCTGCGCGCCAGGGTTTCCGGTCTAAAAGATTTGGACCTTTTCCGGTCGCCCCCTGTTCAGGCGCTTCTTTTGGAAATGCTCGGGGCTACCCGATAA
- a CDS encoding TRAP transporter large permease has protein sequence MAAEILILSMLFLFAVNTPIAIAIGAASIIGILAQGDFSLMMVVQRMAGGTDSFHLLAVPLFMFAGVIMEAGGISKRIIAFANALVGWLPGGLAAVAIVSAMFFAGISGSAAADTAAVGAVLIPAMKKSGYKSDFAAAVQAAGGSIGVIIPPSIPMIIFGFLTGASINQLFAAGILPGIMIGISLIAVTTLISSRNGYAATNRFSIHTVWQTFKQALLALGAPVIILGGILFGIFTATESAAVAVTYTLFVGLFVYRNIKIKDLAALFIDGAVTASIVMFIIATASVFSWLAAIEDMPARLAGSLLGITSDPIQLLLLINLVLLIAGTFVETTAALILLVPMITAMLPSLGISLIQLGAIVVTNLAIGMLTPPLGICLIVSSAISKDSIAAVSRRIWPLLLVLIANLLLITFFSPLTMWLARMVAG, from the coding sequence GTGGCCGCTGAAATCCTCATCCTATCCATGCTGTTTCTATTTGCCGTCAACACCCCCATCGCCATTGCCATCGGCGCCGCTTCGATTATCGGGATTCTGGCCCAGGGTGATTTTTCCCTGATGATGGTCGTTCAGCGCATGGCAGGCGGTACCGATTCTTTTCATCTCCTGGCGGTACCGCTGTTTATGTTTGCAGGCGTCATCATGGAAGCCGGCGGCATCAGCAAAAGGATCATTGCGTTTGCAAACGCACTGGTGGGCTGGCTGCCGGGGGGGCTGGCTGCGGTTGCGATTGTGTCGGCGATGTTTTTTGCCGGCATCTCCGGTTCGGCCGCCGCCGATACCGCCGCGGTGGGCGCCGTCCTGATTCCGGCCATGAAAAAATCCGGCTACAAGTCCGACTTTGCCGCGGCCGTCCAGGCAGCCGGGGGCTCTATCGGCGTTATCATTCCGCCGTCCATACCGATGATTATCTTCGGCTTTTTAACCGGCGCCTCCATCAACCAGCTTTTTGCCGCCGGCATTCTGCCGGGTATCATGATCGGTATTTCCTTGATCGCCGTTACCACCCTGATTTCATCACGAAACGGCTATGCCGCCACAAACCGTTTTTCAATCCACACGGTCTGGCAAACATTTAAGCAGGCCCTGCTGGCCCTGGGGGCACCGGTCATTATCCTTGGCGGAATCCTGTTCGGTATTTTCACGGCCACCGAATCCGCTGCCGTGGCCGTAACTTATACCCTGTTTGTCGGCCTTTTTGTTTATCGCAACATAAAAATAAAGGACCTTGCCGCTCTTTTCATTGACGGCGCCGTCACCGCTTCGATCGTCATGTTCATTATTGCCACGGCATCGGTCTTCAGCTGGCTCGCCGCCATTGAAGACATGCCCGCCCGTCTGGCCGGGTCGCTGCTGGGGATTACATCGGATCCCATCCAATTGCTGCTGCTCATCAACCTGGTCCTCCTCATCGCCGGAACATTTGTTGAAACAACCGCCGCCCTGATCCTGCTGGTTCCCATGATCACGGCCATGCTCCCCTCCCTGGGGATTAGTCTGATTCAACTCGGGGCCATTGTCGTCACCAACCTGGCCATCGGCATGCTGACCCCGCCCCTGGGAATCTGCCTGATCGTATCCAGCGCCATTTCCAAAGACAGCATCGCTGCCGTCAGCCGGCGCATATGGCCGCTCCTGCTGGTTCTGATCGCCAATCTGCTGCTCATCACTTTCTTCTCGCCCCTGACCATGTGGCTGGCCCGCATGGTTGCCGGATAA
- the aspS gene encoding aspartate--tRNA ligase, with amino-acid sequence MSDILGDMRRTHHCNTLNAADVGREVILMGWVQRRRDHGGVIFVDLRDREGITQVVFNPEVNEQVHAKAHAIRNEFVIGVRGRVDNRPEGMINPNLKTGEIEVTVSELKLLNEAKTPPFLIEDAVDVSEMVRLKYRHIDLRRNQFQQNLMMRHKAAMSVRQFLNGRGFLDIETPFLTRSTPEGARDYLVPSRVNPGQFYALPQSPQIFKQLLMIAGYDRYYQIVRCFRDEDLRADRQPEFTQIDMEMSFVGEDDVMAVAEEMMAAVFNDVHGLKLTLPFERLTYGEAVGRFGLDKPDVRFGLELKDVSDIVAGSAFKVFSSVVEKGGIVKALNAKGRIDLSRKEIDDLTAFVSVYRAMGLAWIKVREDGWQSPLAKFFSDEEKAALTRRIEIEPGDLVFFVADQPRVTNEALGHLRNHLGRKLGLINEDEFRFVWVTRFPLLEFDETEKRYQAMHHPFTAPVEDDYALLQENPLAVRSRAYDLVLNGSEIGGGSIRNHQIDIQKMVFSALGLAPEAYEEKFGFLLEALESGAPPHGGIAFGFDRLVMLLCRQASIRDVIAFPKTQKAACLLTNAPSEAAAEQLKELNIKIK; translated from the coding sequence TTGTCAGATATACTTGGAGATATGAGACGGACCCATCACTGCAACACCCTGAACGCGGCGGATGTCGGCAGGGAAGTCATCCTGATGGGCTGGGTTCAGCGGCGCCGGGATCACGGCGGCGTTATTTTTGTCGACCTGCGGGACCGCGAAGGGATCACCCAGGTGGTTTTCAACCCGGAGGTAAACGAACAGGTCCACGCCAAGGCCCATGCCATCCGAAATGAATTTGTCATCGGCGTGCGGGGCCGGGTGGACAACCGACCGGAGGGGATGATCAACCCCAACCTGAAAACCGGCGAAATCGAAGTGACGGTGTCGGAGCTGAAGCTGCTGAACGAGGCCAAAACGCCGCCGTTTTTGATTGAAGATGCTGTCGACGTGTCGGAAATGGTGCGTCTGAAATACCGCCACATCGACCTTCGCCGCAATCAGTTTCAACAGAATCTGATGATGCGGCACAAGGCTGCCATGTCGGTGCGGCAGTTTTTAAACGGTCGCGGGTTTCTGGATATAGAAACACCCTTTCTAACCCGCAGTACGCCGGAGGGCGCCCGGGATTATCTGGTCCCCAGCCGGGTCAATCCGGGGCAATTTTATGCCCTGCCGCAATCGCCGCAGATTTTCAAGCAGCTTCTGATGATAGCGGGGTATGACCGCTATTATCAGATTGTGCGCTGTTTCCGGGACGAAGACCTGCGGGCCGACCGTCAGCCCGAGTTTACCCAGATCGACATGGAGATGTCGTTTGTAGGGGAAGACGATGTCATGGCCGTTGCCGAGGAGATGATGGCAGCGGTTTTTAATGATGTCCACGGACTGAAGTTGACCCTGCCGTTTGAACGCCTGACCTATGGGGAAGCTGTCGGCCGTTTCGGCCTGGATAAGCCCGATGTCCGTTTCGGTCTTGAACTAAAGGATGTTTCCGATATCGTGGCCGGGTCGGCGTTTAAAGTGTTTTCAAGTGTTGTCGAAAAAGGGGGCATCGTCAAAGCCCTGAACGCCAAAGGGAGGATCGATCTGTCGCGCAAGGAGATTGACGACCTGACGGCGTTTGTGTCGGTTTACCGGGCCATGGGCCTTGCCTGGATAAAGGTCCGGGAGGACGGCTGGCAGTCTCCCCTCGCCAAATTTTTCAGCGATGAGGAAAAGGCGGCCTTAACCCGGCGCATTGAAATTGAACCCGGAGACCTTGTGTTCTTTGTGGCGGACCAGCCCAGGGTTACCAACGAGGCCCTGGGGCACCTGCGCAATCACCTGGGCAGGAAGCTCGGTCTGATCAACGAGGATGAATTCCGGTTTGTATGGGTGACCCGGTTTCCCCTGCTTGAATTCGATGAAACCGAAAAGCGCTATCAGGCGATGCACCACCCCTTTACCGCACCTGTTGAAGATGACTATGCCCTGTTGCAGGAGAACCCCCTGGCGGTCCGCTCCCGGGCCTATGACCTGGTCTTGAACGGCTCGGAAATCGGCGGCGGGAGCATCCGCAACCATCAGATCGATATTCAGAAAATGGTGTTTTCCGCCCTGGGATTGGCCCCTGAGGCTTACGAAGAAAAATTTGGATTTCTGCTGGAGGCCCTGGAATCCGGTGCGCCGCCCCACGGCGGGATCGCTTTCGGATTCGACCGGCTGGTAATGCTCCTCTGTCGGCAGGCTTCCATCCGGGATGTCATCGCGTTTCCCAAGACCCAGAAGGCCGCCTGCCTGCTGACCAACGCACCTTCGGAAGCCGCCGCCGAACAATTAAAGGAGCTGAACATCAAAATCAAATAA
- a CDS encoding PqqD family peptide modification chaperone, whose product MEIHRHHYRGELWYVLQDHSSGRFQRFTPAAYMIIGLMDGKRTVQEIWDAVRARLADDAPTQEEVIRLLSQLHTADALQADVMPDTLELLKRFEKKQTGKLLQNLRSPLFVRIPVFDPERFLTKYQNVVRPFFSWAGALLWLVVVGSAIFLAGVHWPELTENITDRILAPGNLLVLWLVFPVLKIFHEFGHGFAVKIKGGEVHDMGIMLLVFTPIPYVDASSASAFQEKRSRLLVGAAGMLVEIFIAALALFVWINIEPGTIRAVAYNVMFIAGVSSLLFNGNPLLRYDAYYILSDLVEIPNLAPRGLRYLGYLMQRYLAGIKDADPPLSTRGERLWFFFYSIAAFIYRMIIFTAIILFIATKFFFIGILFACWAFVSMFILPALKGLKFLLTSPRLNRRRIRAIMGTGVVLTGFVALVTLVPVPLSTRAEGVMWISEQAFARAGTDGFIERFVAEPGSRVEPGDALIACFDPLLPAHIKVLESQLREIQATYDTQVFTERVKAEITKEEMNNIASKLADARERAAELMIRSPGGGTFVVPMSQDLPGRFVRRGELLGYVLDRSVLAVRVIVFQQDVDFVRQHTTDIQVRLPGRMDETLSAVMQREVPGATDQIPGRTLSQEGGGEIAIDPRSMLDIKAFQKVFLFDIKLPFYRGLYRVGERVYVRFGHGKEPIVWRWYRGLRQLFLKRFNV is encoded by the coding sequence TTGGAAATACATCGGCACCATTATCGGGGCGAGCTCTGGTATGTCCTCCAGGATCATTCTTCCGGGCGATTCCAGCGGTTTACGCCGGCTGCTTATATGATCATCGGACTCATGGACGGAAAACGTACGGTCCAGGAGATCTGGGATGCCGTCCGGGCACGTCTGGCCGATGACGCCCCGACGCAGGAGGAGGTTATCCGTCTCCTCAGCCAGCTGCATACCGCCGATGCCCTCCAGGCCGATGTGATGCCCGACACGCTGGAATTGTTGAAACGTTTCGAGAAAAAACAGACCGGCAAATTGCTGCAGAATTTACGCAGCCCGCTGTTTGTGCGGATTCCTGTTTTCGATCCCGAGAGATTTTTAACAAAATATCAGAATGTCGTTCGTCCTTTTTTCAGCTGGGCCGGCGCATTGCTCTGGCTGGTTGTTGTCGGTAGCGCCATATTTTTGGCAGGGGTTCATTGGCCGGAGCTCACCGAAAACATTACCGATAGGATCCTGGCGCCGGGAAACCTGCTGGTTCTCTGGCTTGTCTTTCCCGTTTTAAAAATTTTTCATGAATTTGGGCATGGGTTTGCGGTTAAGATAAAGGGGGGGGAAGTCCATGATATGGGCATCATGCTTCTGGTCTTTACCCCGATACCCTATGTCGACGCTTCTTCGGCCTCGGCGTTTCAGGAAAAACGCAGCCGCCTGCTGGTGGGGGCTGCGGGCATGCTGGTGGAAATTTTCATTGCGGCGTTGGCCCTGTTTGTCTGGATTAACATTGAACCGGGCACCATCCGCGCCGTGGCGTACAATGTTATGTTTATCGCGGGGGTTTCATCGCTGCTCTTTAATGGGAATCCCTTGCTGCGGTATGATGCCTATTATATTTTAAGTGACCTTGTCGAGATACCCAATCTGGCCCCCCGCGGGTTGCGTTATCTGGGGTACCTGATGCAGCGCTATCTTGCCGGGATCAAAGATGCGGATCCGCCCCTATCCACACGCGGGGAACGATTATGGTTTTTCTTTTACTCCATTGCGGCATTTATTTACCGGATGATCATATTTACGGCAATTATTTTGTTTATTGCCACTAAATTTTTCTTTATCGGGATCCTGTTCGCCTGCTGGGCCTTTGTGAGCATGTTTATCCTCCCGGCGTTAAAGGGTCTTAAATTCCTGCTTACCTCTCCGCGGCTCAACCGCAGACGCATTCGTGCCATTATGGGAACGGGTGTAGTCCTGACGGGTTTTGTTGCCCTGGTCACCCTTGTGCCGGTTCCGCTCAGCACTCGCGCAGAAGGGGTGATGTGGATTTCTGAACAAGCCTTTGCCCGGGCGGGCACAGATGGTTTTATCGAACGTTTCGTTGCCGAACCGGGCAGCCGCGTCGAACCCGGTGATGCTTTGATAGCGTGCTTCGATCCGCTGCTGCCGGCTCATATCAAGGTATTGGAATCTCAGCTGCGTGAGATCCAGGCGACGTACGACACCCAGGTTTTCACGGAACGGGTCAAAGCTGAAATCACCAAAGAAGAAATGAATAACATTGCAAGCAAACTTGCAGATGCCCGTGAACGGGCGGCTGAGTTGATGATTAGAAGTCCCGGTGGAGGGACTTTCGTCGTGCCGATGTCCCAGGATCTTCCCGGAAGATTTGTGCGGCGGGGGGAACTGCTCGGTTATGTTTTGGATCGTTCCGTCCTGGCGGTCCGTGTGATTGTTTTCCAGCAGGATGTTGATTTTGTGCGGCAACACACCACGGATATCCAGGTTCGTTTGCCGGGAAGAATGGATGAGACCTTGTCTGCCGTGATGCAGCGTGAAGTGCCCGGCGCAACGGATCAGATTCCCGGGCGGACTCTGAGCCAGGAGGGGGGCGGTGAAATTGCCATCGACCCGCGATCGATGCTGGACATTAAGGCTTTTCAAAAAGTATTTCTCTTTGACATTAAATTACCCTTTTATAGAGGTCTTTACAGGGTAGGAGAGCGGGTTTATGTCCGTTTCGGGCACGGGAAAGAGCCGATTGTCTGGCGCTGGTATCGAGGATTAAGGCAACTTTTTCTAAAGAGATTCAATGTATAG
- the hisS gene encoding histidine--tRNA ligase — translation MIQLIRGFKDILPGEGELWQHIEKTTVDLFEAYGFSEIRLPLLEKSELFARSIGEDTDIVEKEMYTFPDRKGDLVTLRPEATASIVRSYVQHKLYAQDPVQKFYTIGPMFRRERPQKGRYRQFYQINAEVLGVESPLIDAQLIFMLVTLFSRLSVKDTEVQLNSLGCPACRPAFKAALSGFLSGVKEKLCTDCLRRSDRNPLRVLDCKVPTCQEAITGVPSLLDFLCADCKTHFKTVQDALGRLNISYTINSRLVRGLDYYTRTAFEIQTHSLGAQNAIAGGGRYDGLIQLLGGPDMPAIGFAIGLDRLVEVAGLERSDFIKKPDVFVAALGEESMQVTFDWSCALGLAGVTTEMDLGGKSLKSLMKRANRLGAAYVLIVGANELDKGEILLRNMATKEQTVLPLAGIVEKIAAIVRRESKPL, via the coding sequence ATGATTCAGTTAATCAGAGGGTTCAAAGACATACTGCCCGGCGAGGGGGAGCTCTGGCAGCATATTGAAAAGACGACCGTGGATCTTTTTGAGGCCTATGGCTTCAGTGAAATCCGGCTGCCGCTGCTGGAAAAATCCGAGCTTTTTGCCAGGAGCATCGGTGAAGACACCGATATCGTGGAAAAGGAAATGTACACCTTTCCGGATCGCAAGGGGGACCTGGTGACCCTGCGGCCGGAGGCGACCGCATCCATTGTCCGGTCCTATGTCCAGCACAAGCTTTATGCCCAGGATCCGGTTCAGAAATTTTATACCATCGGTCCCATGTTCCGCCGGGAAAGGCCCCAGAAAGGGCGCTACCGGCAGTTTTACCAAATCAATGCCGAGGTCCTGGGGGTGGAGTCGCCCCTGATAGACGCCCAGCTCATCTTTATGCTGGTGACGCTGTTCTCGCGGCTGTCGGTCAAAGATACCGAAGTCCAGCTGAACTCACTGGGCTGCCCGGCCTGCCGCCCGGCGTTTAAAGCGGCGCTTTCCGGTTTTCTGTCCGGCGTTAAAGAAAAGCTTTGCACGGATTGCCTGCGGCGAAGCGACCGCAACCCGTTAAGGGTGCTGGACTGCAAGGTGCCGACCTGCCAAGAAGCCATCACCGGAGTCCCGTCCCTGCTGGATTTTTTATGCGCCGACTGCAAAACCCATTTCAAAACGGTCCAGGATGCCCTCGGTCGCCTCAATATTTCCTATACCATCAACAGCCGTTTGGTCCGGGGCCTTGACTATTACACGCGCACGGCTTTTGAGATCCAGACCCACTCACTGGGCGCCCAGAACGCGATTGCCGGCGGCGGGCGCTACGACGGTCTGATTCAACTGCTGGGCGGGCCGGACATGCCGGCGATCGGTTTTGCCATCGGGCTTGACCGGCTGGTGGAAGTGGCTGGGCTGGAACGTTCCGATTTTATTAAAAAGCCGGACGTGTTTGTGGCTGCCCTGGGCGAAGAGAGCATGCAGGTGACGTTTGACTGGTCCTGTGCGCTGGGGCTGGCAGGCGTCACAACGGAAATGGATTTGGGCGGGAAAAGCTTGAAAAGTCTGATGAAGCGGGCCAACCGCCTGGGTGCGGCTTACGTGTTGATCGTCGGCGCGAATGAACTGGATAAAGGCGAAATCCTCCTGCGAAATATGGCAACCAAGGAACAGACCGTACTTCCGCTGGCAGGGATTGTTGAAAAGATAGCCGCCATTGTCCGGAGAGAGTCGAAACCTTTATAA
- a CDS encoding TRAP transporter small permease: MSETYMSPLDRLSTTLNATIEKSLFVIGFSMAALVAVQVFFRYVLNHSLFWSEELARFLLIWLTFLGASVAYHRRAHPGIDMFSLLLPACLKKSAVICVHLASIGLFSVMIVYGCQFAYFVRLQISPALYLPKWIIFGIVPFSGGVLMLHALALFVRGLKEDSRGR; the protein is encoded by the coding sequence ATGTCAGAAACTTACATGTCACCCCTTGACCGGTTGAGCACAACACTCAACGCAACCATCGAAAAATCCCTTTTCGTGATCGGTTTCAGCATGGCGGCGCTGGTGGCCGTACAGGTTTTTTTTCGCTATGTCCTGAATCATTCCCTGTTCTGGTCTGAAGAACTGGCCCGCTTTCTGCTGATCTGGCTTACCTTTCTGGGCGCTTCGGTGGCTTATCATCGCCGTGCCCACCCGGGTATCGATATGTTTTCATTGCTGCTCCCCGCCTGTCTTAAGAAATCGGCCGTCATCTGTGTCCATCTGGCTTCCATAGGCCTGTTCAGCGTAATGATCGTATACGGATGTCAATTTGCGTATTTTGTCCGGCTGCAGATTTCGCCGGCGCTGTATCTGCCGAAATGGATAATCTTCGGTATTGTTCCATTCAGCGGCGGGGTTCTCATGCTCCACGCACTGGCCCTTTTTGTAAGAGGCTTAAAAGAGGACAGCCGTGGCCGCTGA
- a CDS encoding preprotein translocase subunit SecA, translating to MYSPGTNVNSIKGVYPERDEPDLSKMDRMAAAVEGVFAPWLRPRAKRFSGIIRATAVHGSAMSAKSDKEILETSRMLRQRLRSEGYTEELVGLTFALVREVADRTLGHRHFDVQLLGGWVLLNGMVAEMETGEGKTLTATLPACTAALAGVPVHIITVNDYLAKRDSEWMRPIYSALGIKAGYIVHGMDPAAKRESYRCDITYCTNKEVTFDYLRDRIVLWDRPTPVRLKLEKLYGEKSRINQLLMRGLHFAIVDEADSVLVDEARTPLIISAEGDSSYGPEVYQYAMAFARGLDPKKDFMLSVNERKVELSAHGESRTQDLNWAEVGLQASEEQRQELVRQALVALHLFSKDKHYLIKDGKIQIIDEYTGRLMPDRSWERGLHQLIEIKEDCPVTRHKETRARISYQRFFRRYLRVAGMTGTAREVAGELWSIYRLRVVTIPPNRSIRRKRFPDRFCRTAEQKWKAVVQTVSSMNEIGRPILIGTRSVEASEHLSSLLEGVNLPHRVLNARQDKEEADIIAEAGAPGRITVATNMAGRGTDIKLGQDVVDMGGLHVIATERHDARRIDRQLFGRCGRQGDPGSIESIASLEDELIAVYIAKWVQFMANLVLRRPQGVLMRSVGKILLYSAQRSAERMHARMRGDLLRMDEQLGESLAFAGRQE from the coding sequence ATGTATAGCCCCGGGACAAATGTAAATTCCATAAAAGGTGTTTATCCGGAACGCGATGAACCTGATTTAAGCAAAATGGACCGCATGGCGGCGGCCGTCGAGGGGGTTTTTGCGCCCTGGCTAAGACCCCGGGCAAAACGTTTCAGTGGAATCATCCGGGCGACCGCTGTCCATGGAAGTGCGATGTCGGCAAAGAGCGATAAAGAAATACTGGAAACGAGCCGGATGCTCAGACAGCGATTGCGAAGTGAAGGGTATACCGAGGAACTGGTGGGATTGACCTTTGCGCTGGTGCGCGAGGTGGCGGATCGTACCCTCGGTCACCGTCATTTTGATGTTCAGCTGCTCGGCGGCTGGGTTTTGCTCAATGGCATGGTGGCCGAGATGGAGACCGGGGAAGGGAAAACCCTCACCGCCACACTTCCGGCCTGTACCGCTGCGCTTGCGGGTGTACCGGTTCACATCATCACGGTTAATGATTACCTTGCCAAACGCGATTCTGAATGGATGCGGCCGATTTACAGCGCCCTGGGAATCAAAGCGGGGTATATTGTTCACGGCATGGATCCCGCAGCCAAGCGGGAATCTTATCGCTGTGATATTACCTACTGCACCAACAAAGAGGTTACTTTTGATTATCTCAGGGACCGGATTGTGCTCTGGGACAGACCCACACCGGTCAGACTGAAGCTTGAAAAACTTTACGGCGAAAAATCCAGAATCAATCAGCTTCTCATGCGAGGGTTGCATTTTGCCATTGTGGACGAAGCCGATAGTGTCCTTGTTGATGAGGCCCGCACCCCTCTGATTATTTCAGCGGAAGGCGACAGCAGTTATGGCCCCGAGGTTTACCAGTACGCCATGGCGTTTGCCAGGGGACTTGACCCGAAAAAGGACTTTATGCTTTCGGTTAATGAACGTAAGGTGGAGTTGAGTGCCCATGGCGAATCCCGGACCCAGGACTTGAATTGGGCGGAGGTGGGCTTGCAGGCCAGTGAAGAACAGCGGCAGGAATTGGTTCGGCAGGCGCTGGTGGCATTGCATTTATTCAGCAAGGATAAACACTACCTGATAAAGGACGGTAAAATTCAGATCATCGATGAATACACGGGCCGATTGATGCCCGACCGCTCCTGGGAACGGGGTCTTCATCAGCTGATCGAAATAAAAGAGGATTGTCCGGTGACACGGCATAAGGAAACACGGGCGCGAATCAGCTATCAGCGGTTTTTTCGACGTTATCTCCGAGTTGCCGGAATGACGGGAACCGCCCGGGAGGTGGCCGGCGAATTATGGTCCATCTATCGTCTGCGGGTGGTGACGATTCCCCCCAACCGATCGATTCGCAGGAAAAGGTTTCCGGATCGTTTCTGTCGAACTGCCGAACAAAAATGGAAAGCGGTCGTTCAGACTGTTTCAAGTATGAATGAAATCGGGCGGCCCATCCTCATTGGAACGCGTTCGGTTGAAGCTTCCGAGCATTTAAGCAGTCTTCTGGAAGGAGTGAATTTGCCGCATCGGGTGTTGAACGCCCGCCAGGATAAAGAAGAGGCTGATATCATTGCAGAGGCTGGTGCGCCGGGCAGGATCACGGTGGCGACCAATATGGCCGGGCGGGGGACGGATATCAAGCTGGGTCAGGATGTGGTGGATATGGGCGGACTTCATGTGATCGCAACCGAACGTCATGACGCCCGGCGAATCGATCGACAGCTTTTTGGCCGGTGCGGGCGTCAGGGAGATCCCGGAAGTATTGAATCCATCGCTTCGCTCGAAGATGAACTCATCGCCGTTTATATTGCTAAATGGGTTCAATTTATGGCAAATTTAGTCCTGAGACGGCCGCAGGGGGTCCTGATGCGCTCTGTCGGAAAAATTCTTTTATACAGCGCCCAACGTTCGGCCGAACGCATGCATGCACGGATGCGCGGCGATCTTTTGAGAATGGACGAGCAGCTTGGTGAATCGCTGGCTTTTGCCGGCCGTCAGGAATAA